In Ruminiclostridium papyrosolvens DSM 2782, the following proteins share a genomic window:
- a CDS encoding polyprenyl synthetase family protein, producing MFFENQRLNNDIEKVEENLRTNVTSKNQLLVKAIADTVGAGGKRLRPAMVIASSYFGKIRQDRLIKLASAIELLHTATLVHDDVLDYSPFRRNRETVYKKYGTDMAIYCGDFLYTKALLMLADIVPAKHLTIAAKAVKTICEGEVDQYRDKYVMNLSVPSYLKRISRKTAVLFGASCALGALCAKCNHSITNSLSKLGFYYGVMFQMIDDYRDYKSGDSEWGKPVFNDLSKGILTLPGIYACKNNKEIYQKVENYWRKEEKSNEELQDIISQIYSSGGMEYTENYIQRYRQKAFREIEKLPKSEARDIFADLINKLHI from the coding sequence ATGTTTTTTGAAAACCAAAGGTTAAACAATGATATTGAGAAAGTTGAGGAAAATCTACGTACAAATGTTACTTCAAAAAACCAGCTTTTGGTTAAGGCTATCGCCGATACAGTGGGTGCAGGCGGTAAGAGACTCAGACCTGCAATGGTTATTGCTTCATCATATTTCGGTAAAATACGGCAGGACAGGCTTATTAAGCTTGCAAGTGCCATAGAATTGCTTCATACTGCTACTCTCGTACACGACGATGTTCTGGACTACTCACCATTCAGGCGAAACAGGGAAACAGTATACAAAAAATACGGAACAGATATGGCTATTTACTGCGGAGATTTTTTGTACACTAAAGCACTTTTGATGCTTGCAGATATTGTTCCTGCAAAACACCTTACTATAGCAGCTAAGGCGGTAAAGACCATTTGTGAAGGAGAAGTAGACCAATACAGGGATAAGTATGTAATGAACTTGTCAGTTCCATCATATCTGAAAAGGATTTCAAGAAAAACAGCAGTACTTTTTGGGGCTTCCTGTGCTTTGGGTGCGTTATGTGCAAAATGTAATCATAGTATTACAAACAGCCTTTCAAAACTTGGATTTTACTACGGAGTTATGTTCCAGATGATTGATGATTACCGGGACTACAAAAGCGGTGATTCTGAATGGGGAAAGCCTGTCTTTAATGACCTTTCCAAGGGCATACTGACTCTGCCGGGAATATATGCTTGTAAAAATAATAAGGAAATATACCAGAAGGTTGAAAACTACTGGAGAAAAGAAGAGAAGTCAAATGAAGAACTTCAGGATATTATTTCTCAGATATATTCTTCAGGAGGTATGGAATATACAGAAAATTACATACAAAGATATAGACAAAAGGCTTTCCGCGAGATAGAAAAGCTCCCCAAAAGCGAGGCAAGAGATATTTTTGCTGATTTGATAAATAAATTGCATATCTGA
- the priA gene encoding primosomal protein N', which yields MKVTTVSVVLSNTTRAFDKKYTYSVPEYLSLQVFQGCRVLVPFGNGEQVREGFVLDTNPLVLSDKPIVYKEIKEVIEPYPLLTNDSIQLLEWMKRRYICTYSDIIKCMLPPGISVKTVKNIKINNDFQKEFKKTGLKKVLSVLSDCGGECEYEELRSLCSIKGFKSAVEELCQDRAVYMEESYEQKVNAKTVKAVSLARPASEILDELENNRIKRIQHVRVLEILLDNEIVSVSDIQRFAGVTTSVLDTLSKHGYISYKSLEIKRNPLKDKYYEKTEPLSPTEDQANALAFLKKQLDCRNFQETLLHGITGSGKTEVYLQLISHCFLLGKKAILLVPEISLTPQMVERFVSRFGNRVAVIHSKLSLGERFDQWKLIRDGKVDVVVGARSAVFAPMENLGLIVIDEEHEGSYKSESLPRYNAKDVARKRCEINNCLLVYGSATPSVETYYNAQTEKIHLLEMQNRPRTAVLPKVELVDMRVELENGNKTPFSSRLVEELLKNKENNQQSILFLNRRGFSTFVICRNCGYTMKCPECSIALTYHSKSKRLICHYCGFTVQNPSVCPSCKSENIRYFGIGTQKIEEEVIKRIPETSVIRMDMDTVGYKNAHEEILNRFKNENINIMVGTQMIAKGHDFPNVTLVGVLAADGMLNTGDYRASERTFQLLTQVAGRAGRGDIGGRVIIQTYNTDEYSIIAACKHDFKSFYNQEITIRKRLDYPPFTNIALVTFTGKRDRGVFEAAKNVKPLLCEGCSEDTLVLGPSRCPVPKIANKYRWRFVVKERDTDLLIERLSTMGDRFWKNNKDKDVTMSIDINPYNML from the coding sequence ATGAAAGTTACAACTGTATCAGTGGTGCTAAGTAATACAACCAGGGCTTTTGATAAAAAATATACTTATAGTGTACCTGAATACTTGTCTCTACAAGTTTTTCAAGGTTGCAGGGTACTTGTTCCATTCGGAAACGGAGAGCAGGTAAGGGAAGGGTTTGTTTTGGATACAAACCCTTTGGTATTGAGTGACAAGCCAATTGTATATAAAGAAATAAAAGAAGTAATTGAGCCGTACCCGCTTTTGACAAATGACAGTATACAGCTTCTGGAATGGATGAAAAGAAGGTATATTTGTACATACTCAGACATTATTAAATGCATGTTGCCTCCGGGGATAAGTGTAAAAACAGTTAAGAATATAAAGATTAATAATGATTTTCAAAAAGAATTCAAAAAAACGGGGTTAAAAAAGGTTTTGAGTGTTCTTTCCGATTGCGGAGGGGAATGCGAGTACGAAGAGCTTAGAAGTCTTTGCTCAATAAAAGGATTCAAATCAGCTGTTGAGGAGCTGTGCCAAGATAGGGCGGTTTACATGGAGGAAAGCTATGAGCAAAAGGTTAATGCAAAGACGGTTAAAGCCGTCAGCCTTGCAAGACCGGCCTCTGAGATTTTGGATGAACTTGAAAACAATCGGATTAAGAGGATACAACATGTAAGAGTTCTTGAGATACTTCTTGATAATGAAATAGTTTCCGTCAGCGATATCCAAAGGTTTGCCGGTGTCACAACTTCCGTACTTGATACTCTAAGCAAACATGGGTACATAAGCTACAAGAGTCTTGAAATCAAAAGGAATCCTCTTAAAGACAAGTATTATGAAAAGACAGAACCTTTATCTCCCACAGAGGATCAGGCAAATGCACTGGCTTTTTTAAAGAAACAGCTGGACTGCAGAAATTTTCAGGAAACATTGCTCCATGGCATTACAGGAAGCGGAAAGACAGAGGTATACCTTCAGCTTATTTCCCACTGCTTTTTATTAGGGAAAAAGGCTATTTTGCTTGTTCCTGAAATTTCACTGACACCTCAGATGGTAGAGAGATTTGTTTCAAGATTCGGTAACAGGGTTGCCGTTATACATTCAAAGCTCTCTCTTGGGGAAAGATTTGATCAGTGGAAACTTATAAGAGACGGCAAAGTAGATGTGGTAGTAGGAGCACGTTCAGCGGTATTTGCTCCTATGGAAAATCTAGGATTAATTGTTATTGACGAAGAGCATGAAGGTTCCTATAAGTCGGAATCTTTGCCTAGATATAATGCAAAGGATGTCGCCCGCAAGAGATGTGAAATAAATAACTGTCTGCTTGTATACGGGTCTGCAACACCTTCTGTTGAGACATATTATAATGCGCAAACAGAGAAAATTCACCTTCTGGAAATGCAAAACAGACCCAGAACAGCAGTTCTGCCAAAAGTTGAGCTTGTGGATATGAGGGTCGAGCTGGAAAATGGAAATAAGACGCCTTTCAGTTCCAGATTAGTAGAAGAGCTTCTGAAAAATAAAGAGAATAATCAGCAGAGTATTTTATTTCTTAACAGAAGAGGATTTTCAACTTTTGTAATTTGCAGGAATTGTGGTTATACTATGAAATGTCCGGAGTGCAGCATAGCATTGACATATCATTCTAAAAGTAAGAGACTGATTTGTCACTATTGCGGATTTACCGTACAGAATCCTTCGGTATGCCCATCCTGTAAAAGTGAAAATATCAGATATTTTGGTATAGGTACTCAGAAAATCGAAGAGGAAGTTATTAAGCGTATTCCTGAGACTTCGGTAATACGTATGGATATGGATACCGTAGGCTACAAAAATGCACACGAGGAAATACTTAACCGGTTTAAAAATGAAAATATAAATATCATGGTAGGTACACAGATGATAGCCAAAGGACATGATTTTCCTAATGTTACTCTGGTAGGAGTACTTGCAGCAGACGGTATGCTCAATACCGGTGATTACAGAGCCTCTGAAAGGACTTTTCAGCTTCTTACACAGGTGGCTGGAAGAGCAGGAAGAGGAGACATCGGAGGTCGTGTAATCATTCAAACGTATAATACTGATGAGTACAGTATTATTGCAGCATGTAAACACGATTTTAAGTCATTTTACAATCAGGAAATTACGATTCGTAAAAGACTTGACTATCCGCCGTTTACTAATATTGCATTAGTTACCTTTACAGGCAAGCGCGACAGAGGTGTTTTTGAGGCGGCAAAAAACGTGAAACCTCTTCTGTGCGAAGGCTGTTCCGAAGACACTCTTGTACTGGGGCCTTCCAGATGTCCGGTACCTAAGATTGCAAACAAGTACCGTTGGAGGTTTGTTGTCAAGGAAAGGGATACGGATTTGCTTATCGAACGGCTATCAACCATGGGCGACAGGTTTTGGAAAAATAACAAGGACAAAGATGTGACTATGAGCATAGATATAAATCCTTATAATATGCTATAA
- the def gene encoding peptide deformylase yields MAYRQIRKDGEEVLRKISRPVENIDKKILSLLEDMADTMYRADGVGLAAPQIGVLKRMVVIDVGDGLYEMINPVILEQSGEQDGIEGCLSILGVLGKVKRPMNVTLKYTDRNGEDITIEASEFFARAICHELDHLDGILYKDKAYKMYTEKEFEEMQKD; encoded by the coding sequence ATGGCTTACAGGCAAATAAGGAAAGATGGGGAAGAAGTATTAAGAAAGATTAGCAGACCGGTTGAAAATATCGATAAAAAAATACTATCTCTTTTAGAGGATATGGCGGATACTATGTACAGAGCTGACGGTGTAGGTTTGGCAGCACCCCAGATTGGTGTTCTCAAGAGGATGGTTGTTATTGATGTTGGGGACGGTTTATATGAGATGATTAATCCTGTTATTCTGGAGCAAAGCGGAGAACAGGATGGTATAGAAGGTTGCCTGAGTATCCTCGGGGTTTTGGGAAAGGTTAAGCGCCCCATGAATGTCACACTAAAATATACTGATAGAAACGGTGAGGATATAACCATCGAAGCCAGTGAGTTTTTTGCCAGGGCCATATGTCATGAATTAGATCATTTGGACGGAATTTTATATAAAGATAAAGCATATAAGATGTACACTGAAAAAGAATTTGAGGAAATGCAAAAAGATTAA
- the fmt gene encoding methionyl-tRNA formyltransferase: protein MKIIFMGTPEFAVPSLEMLINEGYEVIAVVTQPDKPKGRGNKLAAPPVKEFALKHGITVLQPSKIKTPEFVEQIRNLAPDLLITAAYGKIISKEMLDVPTLGCINVHGSLLPAYRGAAPIQWSIINGEKVTGITTMFTDVGLDTGDMLLKKELEIGSDMTAGELHDAMAVLGAQVLKETLSELKQGTLIRKQQEDSLSSYAPIITKEVGLIDWNKTAQQVHDLVRGTSPWPGAYTFLNESKMRVWKTCLSDLENNQNYCPGEIVRVDESGLLIKCSDGYIIISELQFDSSKRMKVSDYLRGHKISIGEKLGN, encoded by the coding sequence GTGAAGATAATTTTTATGGGTACACCTGAATTTGCAGTGCCTAGTCTTGAAATGCTTATAAATGAAGGATATGAAGTCATTGCAGTTGTTACTCAGCCTGACAAGCCAAAGGGTAGAGGCAACAAACTGGCAGCTCCTCCGGTGAAGGAGTTTGCGTTGAAACACGGTATTACAGTTCTCCAGCCTTCTAAAATAAAGACACCTGAGTTTGTTGAACAAATCAGGAATTTGGCTCCGGATTTACTGATTACCGCCGCCTATGGGAAAATTATATCAAAGGAGATGCTGGATGTACCAACCTTAGGATGTATAAATGTACATGGCTCTCTTTTGCCTGCGTACAGGGGAGCAGCTCCTATTCAGTGGTCAATTATAAACGGTGAAAAGGTGACAGGTATTACTACTATGTTTACTGATGTAGGACTTGATACCGGAGATATGTTACTTAAAAAGGAGCTTGAAATAGGCTCAGATATGACAGCGGGAGAATTACATGATGCCATGGCTGTTTTAGGAGCCCAAGTATTGAAAGAAACTCTTTCAGAACTAAAACAAGGAACACTTATAAGAAAGCAGCAGGAGGATTCCTTGTCATCATACGCCCCAATTATTACAAAAGAAGTAGGGCTTATTGACTGGAATAAAACTGCTCAACAGGTACACGACCTGGTAAGAGGAACAAGCCCGTGGCCGGGAGCGTACACCTTTTTAAATGAAAGTAAAATGAGGGTTTGGAAAACCTGCCTTTCAGATTTGGAGAATAACCAAAATTATTGCCCCGGAGAGATTGTAAGAGTTGATGAGAGCGGATTACTGATAAAATGCTCTGATGGCTACATAATCATAAGTGAGCTGCAATTTGATTCTTCTAAAAGGATGAAGGTCAGCGATTACTTGAGAGGACACAAAATTAGCATAGGTGAGAAACTTGGAAACTAA
- a CDS encoding DUF116 domain-containing protein, with the protein METNVKTFLRILIIILTVFISLLIVFGVAYVNASIDVYSAILVVLITTVGFCIGALAVMSGAIFHTFKMKKASGLTLTLTKLGLRILMPVAVLFTKSNSKEKKSIRYIYIELNNIVVESYNKKYDARDIMILLPHCLQNSQCGLKVTSDPELCRQCGKCKIGVLLKYAKDNGLNLFVATGGTVARNIVKKTKPGIIISVACERDLMSGISDIKGIPVIGIINKQPNGPCINTDVDVEGIINKIKQLTV; encoded by the coding sequence TTGGAAACTAATGTGAAGACATTTTTACGTATATTAATTATTATATTGACTGTTTTTATTTCGCTGCTGATAGTATTTGGAGTCGCTTACGTAAATGCTTCCATTGATGTATATAGTGCCATACTGGTTGTATTGATTACAACTGTAGGATTCTGTATTGGTGCATTAGCTGTAATGAGTGGAGCTATTTTTCATACATTCAAAATGAAAAAAGCGTCAGGATTGACTTTGACACTTACAAAATTGGGACTAAGGATTCTAATGCCTGTTGCTGTTTTATTTACAAAATCAAACAGCAAAGAAAAAAAGAGTATAAGATATATCTATATTGAATTAAATAATATTGTGGTGGAATCCTATAATAAAAAGTATGATGCCAGAGATATAATGATTCTGTTGCCACACTGTCTTCAGAACAGCCAGTGTGGACTAAAGGTGACTTCCGACCCTGAGCTTTGTCGCCAATGTGGTAAATGCAAAATCGGAGTACTCCTAAAATATGCAAAGGATAATGGACTAAATCTGTTTGTTGCTACAGGGGGCACAGTAGCAAGGAATATAGTAAAAAAAACAAAACCGGGGATTATTATATCTGTGGCATGCGAAAGGGATTTAATGAGCGGTATTTCAGATATTAAGGGTATTCCGGTAATTGGTATTATTAACAAACAGCCAAACGGACCGTGTATTAATACAGATGTAGATGTAGAAGGTATCATCAATAAAATAAAACAGCTTACCGTTTAA
- a CDS encoding zinc metallopeptidase: protein MGFLYMDKYYLILVVPALIISMIAQIQVKSTFHKYSKIGNSKHMTGAEVARYLLQVNGIQDVEVTHVGGQLTDHYDPRKKVLRLSESTYGSTSVAAIGVAAHETGHAIQHKVKYGPLVLRSTLVPAAGIGSSAGPYIAILGLFLGWPIIINIGLLLFFAAILFYLVTLPVEFNASKRALSVLGSTGILMTEELTSAKKVLNAAAMTYVASALVAIASFLRLLLLANERRNRD, encoded by the coding sequence ATGGGCTTTTTATATATGGATAAATATTACTTGATACTGGTTGTTCCGGCACTGATTATATCAATGATTGCTCAGATACAGGTTAAAAGCACTTTTCATAAATATAGCAAAATTGGTAATTCTAAACATATGACGGGAGCAGAAGTTGCTCGTTATCTGCTTCAGGTAAACGGTATACAGGATGTTGAAGTTACTCATGTAGGTGGTCAGCTTACAGACCATTATGACCCCAGAAAGAAAGTACTCAGGTTATCTGAATCCACCTATGGAAGTACTTCAGTAGCCGCTATAGGTGTTGCTGCACATGAAACAGGACATGCAATACAACACAAAGTAAAATACGGGCCTCTTGTTTTACGAAGTACCTTGGTTCCGGCAGCAGGGATTGGTTCTTCAGCAGGTCCGTACATTGCAATATTGGGATTATTTCTGGGCTGGCCGATAATAATTAATATCGGACTGCTTTTGTTTTTTGCAGCGATATTGTTTTACCTTGTAACACTGCCGGTAGAGTTCAACGCCAGTAAAAGGGCATTATCAGTGTTGGGCAGCACCGGAATACTTATGACGGAAGAACTTACGTCTGCAAAAAAGGTTTTAAATGCGGCAGCGATGACTTATGTAGCGTCGGCATTAGTTGCAATTGCCAGCTTTCTACGTTTACTGCTGCTTGCAAATGAACGAAGAAACAGGGATTAG
- the rsmB gene encoding 16S rRNA (cytosine(967)-C(5))-methyltransferase RsmB, translated as MAVDLARETALKILYDITENQAYSNISVNRHLDNDKLREIDRSFATELVYGTVKWLLQIDYIIGKYSSVKLKKLSPWIKNVLRLGVYQLLHTDRIPVSAACNTAVELAKRYGHQASSRFVNAVLRNISKNIDNIPYPDKSDIASYLSIFYSHPVWMVQKWIELYGKEFTEELLKSNNQVPDFIIRTNTLKTDRQTLLDLLHKEGINAEPGRYIEEAVILKNPSSISNLETFKKGYFQVQDESSMLAGKILDPKEGETVIDVCSAPGGKATHIAQIMNNNGTVLARDIYEHKLNLIEQSCRRLGIDIIKTEIHDACDIDENLIGKADRVLIDAPCSGLGIIRKKPDIKYSRTENELKEITDLQQKILNIAARYLKVGGYLIYSTCTIQPQENLEIVQDFLAKNAGFKLSGFRELMPSALDISSSEEGYIQLYPNINQTDGFFISKIKREK; from the coding sequence GTGGCAGTAGATTTAGCAAGAGAGACAGCATTAAAGATTTTGTACGATATTACTGAAAATCAAGCATATTCAAATATTTCTGTTAACAGGCATCTTGATAATGATAAGCTCAGAGAGATTGACAGGTCATTTGCAACAGAACTGGTCTATGGTACGGTAAAATGGCTTTTGCAAATAGATTATATTATAGGAAAGTACTCCAGTGTTAAGCTTAAAAAGCTGTCACCATGGATTAAAAATGTTTTAAGACTTGGCGTATATCAGCTGCTTCATACTGACAGAATACCTGTTTCGGCAGCCTGCAACACGGCAGTTGAGCTTGCAAAAAGGTATGGGCATCAGGCTTCCAGCAGATTTGTTAATGCAGTACTTAGAAATATTTCAAAAAATATAGATAACATTCCTTATCCTGATAAAAGTGATATTGCAAGCTATCTAAGTATTTTTTACTCACATCCCGTTTGGATGGTGCAAAAATGGATAGAATTATATGGGAAAGAGTTTACAGAGGAACTGTTAAAAAGTAATAATCAGGTGCCGGATTTCATTATCAGGACAAATACTTTGAAGACAGACAGGCAAACTCTGTTGGATTTGTTACATAAAGAAGGAATAAATGCGGAACCGGGAAGGTATATTGAGGAAGCGGTCATATTGAAAAATCCATCATCAATATCAAACCTAGAAACCTTTAAAAAAGGGTATTTTCAGGTTCAGGATGAGAGTTCAATGCTGGCTGGAAAAATCCTTGACCCCAAAGAGGGTGAAACGGTAATTGACGTATGCAGTGCTCCCGGTGGAAAAGCAACACATATTGCACAGATTATGAATAATAATGGAACAGTTTTGGCAAGAGATATTTATGAGCATAAGCTCAATCTTATAGAGCAGTCATGCAGAAGGTTAGGGATAGATATTATTAAAACGGAAATACATGATGCATGTGATATTGATGAAAACCTCATAGGAAAAGCTGACAGAGTTTTGATAGATGCACCTTGTTCGGGACTGGGCATAATCAGAAAAAAACCGGATATCAAGTACTCAAGGACAGAGAATGAGTTAAAAGAGATTACCGATCTCCAGCAGAAGATACTTAATATTGCTGCGAGGTATTTGAAAGTTGGAGGATACTTAATTTACAGTACATGTACAATACAGCCCCAAGAAAATCTCGAAATTGTACAGGATTTTCTTGCAAAGAATGCTGGTTTTAAGTTGTCAGGCTTTCGGGAACTTATGCCTTCTGCTCTGGATATTTCCAGTTCAGAAGAAGGATATATTCAATTATATCCGAATATAAATCAGACAGATGGATTTTTTATAAGTAAAATAAAAAGGGAGAAATAA
- the rlmN gene encoding 23S rRNA (adenine(2503)-C(2))-methyltransferase RlmN: MINLMDMTLEELEQMLSEMGQQKFRAKQIFKWTNSGIRSFDDMTNISKQLRDELVKVTKISRIKIADKLQSQIDSTVKYLFELEDGNIIESVIMEYKHGFTACISSQAGCRMGCKFCASTGAEFSRNLTPGEMLDQVMTMQEDSGNRIGHIVLMGIGEPLDNYENVIKFLKIVNHPDGLMIGMRNISLSTCGVVPRMLQLAQENIPITLSVSLHSARDDKRSAMMPVNKAYCIDKLISACKIYTESTKRRITFEYAMISGENDSEQDARELAGLLKGMLCHVNLIPVNTVTGNGYKKSSRIHIDKFKNILESKGIETTVRRELGSDINAACGQLRKNKIDSSANLLYES, translated from the coding sequence ATGATTAATTTAATGGATATGACTTTGGAGGAACTTGAACAGATGCTGTCGGAGATGGGGCAGCAGAAATTCAGAGCAAAGCAGATTTTTAAATGGACAAACAGTGGAATAAGATCTTTTGATGATATGACTAATATCTCAAAGCAATTAAGAGATGAATTAGTAAAAGTAACAAAAATAAGCAGGATTAAAATAGCTGATAAGCTTCAATCACAAATTGATTCAACCGTCAAATATTTATTTGAGCTGGAAGACGGAAATATTATTGAAAGTGTTATTATGGAGTACAAGCATGGCTTTACAGCCTGTATCTCTTCTCAGGCAGGGTGCAGGATGGGATGCAAGTTTTGCGCATCTACAGGAGCAGAGTTTTCAAGAAATTTGACTCCGGGTGAAATGCTTGATCAGGTAATGACTATGCAAGAGGACTCCGGTAACAGAATTGGTCATATAGTTTTGATGGGAATAGGGGAACCGCTGGATAATTACGAAAATGTAATTAAGTTTCTAAAGATAGTGAATCATCCGGACGGATTGATGATAGGAATGCGCAATATTTCCCTTTCTACCTGCGGCGTAGTCCCTAGAATGTTACAGCTTGCACAGGAGAATATCCCCATAACTCTATCTGTTTCCCTACATAGTGCAAGGGATGACAAGAGGTCGGCTATGATGCCTGTTAATAAGGCTTATTGTATTGACAAATTAATTTCAGCATGTAAGATATATACAGAGAGTACAAAAAGAAGGATAACATTTGAATATGCAATGATTTCAGGAGAAAATGATTCTGAGCAGGATGCCAGAGAGCTGGCGGGACTATTAAAAGGAATGCTTTGCCATGTAAATTTGATTCCGGTAAATACCGTTACAGGTAATGGTTATAAAAAAAGCTCAAGAATTCACATAGATAAATTTAAAAACATTTTGGAGTCTAAAGGTATTGAAACTACCGTTAGGAGGGAACTTGGCAGCGATATAAATGCTGCCTGCGGACAGCTTAGAAAGAATAAAATTGACAGTAGTGCCAATTTACTTTATGAATCTTAA
- a CDS encoding Stp1/IreP family PP2C-type Ser/Thr phosphatase, with translation MKYGIKTDRGLKRQLNEDNCNVLVGYPGIPVCFVIADGMGGHQCGEVASKQAVDSVCNYLLKSDWSTEDIPELLKKIITTVNEEIYKFSLLDISTQGMGTTLIITVLKNRKLYIGHVGDSRVYLIRNKTIEKVTWDHSFIEEMLKNGSITKDEAINHPKKNLITRAVGYEPDLQVDTYEIDVEENDVILLCTDGLSNMMAEDDILDIIINNKDPQDACDTLIQNANNKGGEDNVTVIIGKI, from the coding sequence TTGAAGTATGGTATTAAAACTGATAGGGGATTGAAAAGACAGCTAAATGAAGATAATTGTAATGTTTTGGTAGGTTATCCGGGAATCCCGGTTTGTTTCGTCATAGCTGACGGAATGGGCGGCCACCAGTGTGGTGAAGTCGCCAGTAAACAGGCAGTTGACTCGGTCTGCAATTACCTTCTGAAATCTGATTGGTCTACAGAAGATATTCCTGAGCTACTAAAGAAAATAATAACTACTGTTAATGAAGAAATATACAAATTTTCGCTGCTTGACATTTCTACTCAGGGTATGGGGACTACACTTATTATAACTGTACTTAAAAACAGGAAACTCTATATTGGACATGTTGGTGACAGCAGAGTTTACCTGATTAGAAATAAAACTATCGAGAAAGTAACCTGGGATCATTCATTTATAGAGGAAATGCTTAAAAATGGCTCAATAACAAAGGATGAAGCGATAAACCATCCTAAGAAAAATCTCATTACCCGCGCTGTAGGATATGAACCTGACTTGCAGGTTGATACATACGAAATAGACGTTGAAGAAAATGATGTTATACTTTTATGCACTGATGGTCTTAGCAACATGATGGCAGAAGATGATATTTTGGACATAATTATTAATAATAAGGATCCTCAGGATGCTTGTGATACTTTAATCCAAAATGCGAATAATAAAGGCGGGGAAGACAACGTAACCGTAATCATTGGGAAAATATAA